Proteins encoded together in one Streptomyces umbrinus window:
- a CDS encoding HemK2/MTQ2 family protein methyltransferase, whose product MTTQPRAGDAVQLPRRSRLLAPRGVYKPDDDTALLLRALDHEPVDPHTAVLDLGTGSGALALAAARYGARVTAVDISWRAVWTTRLNALLNGAAVTVRQGDLGAVPGFGTFGLVLSNPPYVPSPWSLPQRGAALAWEGGLSGRTVVDRVCAAAARALRPGGTLLIVHSALCGEDESLEHLDGLGMKAAVIDRAFVPFGPVMRARRSWLCTQGLLCREATMEELVVIRAELL is encoded by the coding sequence ATGACGACACAGCCCAGGGCGGGGGACGCAGTACAGCTGCCCCGCCGAAGCCGTCTGCTGGCGCCTCGAGGCGTGTACAAGCCCGACGACGACACCGCGCTCCTGCTGCGGGCCCTCGACCACGAACCCGTTGACCCACATACCGCCGTGCTGGACCTGGGCACCGGCTCAGGTGCGCTGGCGCTCGCGGCCGCGCGGTACGGGGCGCGGGTGACCGCGGTCGACATCTCGTGGCGGGCGGTGTGGACGACGCGCCTGAACGCACTGCTCAACGGTGCCGCCGTCACTGTCCGACAGGGCGACCTCGGCGCGGTACCGGGCTTCGGCACATTCGGCCTGGTCCTGAGTAATCCGCCCTATGTGCCCTCCCCGTGGTCTCTGCCGCAGCGCGGCGCGGCGCTGGCGTGGGAGGGCGGGCTTTCCGGTCGTACCGTCGTCGACCGGGTCTGTGCCGCCGCCGCACGGGCCCTGCGCCCCGGCGGCACGCTGCTGATTGTCCACTCCGCGCTGTGTGGCGAGGACGAGAGCCTGGAGCACCTCGACGGACTCGGTATGAAAGCGGCAGTGATCGACCGGGCCTTCGTGCCTTTCGGCCCGGTGATGCGAGCACGCCGGAGCTGGCTCTGCACCCAGGGTCTCCTTTGCAGGGAAGCGACGATGGAAGAGCTGGTGGTCATCCGTGCCGAACTCCTCTGA
- a CDS encoding DUF72 domain-containing protein gives MGDILVGTCSWTDPALVRSGWYPAGQRDAEGRLRYYAGRFPVVEADASYYALPQERVSRMWVERTPDGFAFGVKAFSLLTGHPTRESMMPEGLPADARDGGVLDEVWSRFAEGVGPLRRAGRLGSVLFQFPPWLGPGARAERILAQTARRTTGWPVAVEFRHPDWWREGQAELTCALLTDHGMAAVAVDMVQGLPSSLPPATPVTNSRLAVVRFHGRSASWGRGSKEGRFRYAYSEGELAEWLPRLHELAGEAKRVHVLFNNCCGGASVRAAEQMDRLLRVGDWRG, from the coding sequence ATGGGCGACATCCTCGTGGGCACCTGCTCGTGGACCGATCCGGCACTGGTGCGCAGCGGCTGGTATCCGGCCGGTCAGCGGGATGCGGAAGGACGGCTGCGGTACTACGCCGGGCGGTTTCCGGTCGTCGAGGCCGACGCGTCGTACTACGCCTTGCCTCAAGAACGGGTCAGCCGGATGTGGGTGGAGCGCACGCCGGACGGATTCGCCTTTGGCGTAAAGGCGTTCTCATTGTTGACCGGGCATCCCACCCGCGAGTCGATGATGCCGGAAGGGCTGCCGGCCGATGCGCGGGACGGCGGTGTGCTCGACGAGGTGTGGTCGCGGTTCGCTGAGGGAGTAGGGCCGTTGCGGCGGGCGGGGCGGCTCGGCAGCGTGCTGTTCCAGTTCCCGCCGTGGCTGGGGCCCGGAGCTCGGGCCGAGCGGATCCTGGCGCAGACCGCCCGACGCACGACCGGCTGGCCTGTCGCTGTGGAGTTCCGGCATCCCGACTGGTGGCGTGAAGGGCAGGCCGAGTTGACGTGCGCCCTGCTCACGGACCATGGCATGGCCGCCGTCGCCGTCGACATGGTCCAAGGGCTGCCTTCCTCCCTGCCGCCCGCCACACCCGTCACCAATTCGCGGCTGGCCGTCGTGCGGTTCCATGGACGCAGCGCTTCATGGGGGCGAGGGAGCAAGGAGGGGCGCTTCCGGTACGCGTACTCCGAAGGAGAACTCGCCGAGTGGCTGCCTCGGTTGCATGAGCTGGCCGGGGAGGCGAAGCGGGTCCACGTGCTCTTCAACAACTGCTGCGGTGGCGCCTCGGTGCGGGCCGCGGAGCAGATGGACCGCCTGCTGCGCGTAGGTGACTGGCGTGGGTGA
- a CDS encoding diguanylate cyclase codes for MSLRTLSRSWRHWRRGADLSVPMHATDAEDTNRRFLLYGVLPLWVVPAVADWIMHRRTHIETTSGTKESAVHALMMTEAGIPVAMGLLARINPLVLTVMGGAALAHSATALWDVTLATGEREVRPVEQHIHSFLEVLPLTAMAFTACLHSEEVRATLRGGRGADDWRLLPKRHPLSAGYLAALAAVIGAGVALPYAEEMLRCLRARPTAA; via the coding sequence ATGTCTCTGCGCACGCTTTCCCGCTCGTGGCGTCACTGGCGCCGCGGCGCTGATCTGAGCGTCCCGATGCACGCCACCGACGCCGAGGACACCAACCGCCGGTTTCTGCTCTACGGAGTCCTGCCCCTGTGGGTCGTACCTGCCGTGGCCGACTGGATCATGCACCGCAGGACGCACATCGAGACGACGAGCGGGACCAAGGAATCCGCCGTGCACGCGCTCATGATGACGGAGGCAGGCATCCCGGTCGCCATGGGCCTGCTCGCCCGGATCAACCCGCTCGTCCTCACCGTCATGGGCGGCGCGGCCCTCGCGCATTCGGCCACGGCCCTGTGGGACGTCACCCTCGCAACGGGCGAGCGCGAGGTACGCCCCGTCGAACAGCACATTCACAGCTTTCTCGAGGTGCTGCCCCTGACGGCGATGGCGTTCACCGCATGCCTGCACTCCGAGGAGGTGCGCGCCACCTTGCGCGGCGGCCGCGGGGCCGACGACTGGCGCCTGCTCCCCAAGAGGCATCCGCTGTCCGCCGGATACCTCGCCGCTCTGGCGGCGGTCATCGGCGCCGGCGTGGCCCTGCCCTACGCGGAGGAAATGCTTCGCTGCCTGCGTGCTCGGCCAACTGCCGCGTGA
- a CDS encoding plasmid stabilization protein, translating to MPAGASRKRERQYEHVKESAKQRGESTKRAEEIAARTVNKERARSGESRTASRTSTKDSKSASERGGERSHKGAQGRTKDQLYAEAQRKNVKGRSSMNKAELAKAVGR from the coding sequence ATGCCCGCAGGAGCGAGCCGCAAGAGGGAACGACAGTACGAACACGTCAAGGAGAGCGCGAAGCAGCGCGGGGAGTCCACGAAGCGAGCCGAGGAGATCGCCGCTCGCACCGTGAACAAGGAGCGGGCCCGCAGCGGTGAGTCCCGTACGGCCAGCCGCACCTCCACCAAGGACTCCAAGTCGGCTTCCGAGCGAGGAGGCGAACGTTCCCACAAGGGAGCGCAGGGCCGCACCAAGGACCAGCTCTACGCCGAAGCGCAGCGCAAGAACGTCAAGGGCCGCTCCTCGATGAACAAGGCGGAACTGGCCAAGGCAGTGGGCCGCTGA
- a CDS encoding transposase family protein, protein MLVYPSSIDLSSRTLRFLTGQLTARRQEIGTRWRRLPAGRQALLALAHLRCGDTYAQLAAGFGIGIATAYRYIREAVEALAALAPSLDEAMTTIRAKAFVILDGTLLPIDRIAADAPYYSGKHKRHGMNVQVLTDPFGRLLWASPALPGSTHDLTAARQHGIIEALADAGLNCWADKAYQGAGGSVRVPFRGRRLKRWKRRHNTSHAKIRCLGERAMATIKGWRLLRKLRCSTNRITDVVKAVLVLHHASA, encoded by the coding sequence GTGCTTGTCTACCCGTCCTCGATTGATCTGTCCAGCCGCACCTTGCGGTTCCTGACCGGGCAACTGACAGCCCGGCGGCAGGAGATCGGAACGCGGTGGCGGCGCCTTCCTGCCGGACGTCAGGCCCTGCTCGCCCTGGCCCACCTGCGGTGCGGTGACACTTACGCCCAGCTCGCCGCCGGGTTCGGCATCGGGATCGCGACCGCGTACCGCTACATACGTGAAGCCGTCGAGGCCCTGGCCGCCCTTGCGCCGTCCCTGGACGAGGCGATGACGACTATCCGGGCGAAGGCGTTCGTCATCCTCGACGGCACCTTGCTGCCGATCGACCGCATCGCCGCCGACGCCCCGTACTACTCAGGGAAACATAAACGCCATGGCATGAACGTCCAGGTCCTCACCGATCCCTTCGGACGACTGCTCTGGGCCTCGCCGGCTCTGCCCGGCTCGACTCACGACCTGACCGCCGCGCGGCAGCACGGGATCATCGAAGCCCTCGCCGATGCGGGGCTCAATTGCTGGGCGGACAAGGCGTATCAAGGCGCCGGCGGATCCGTCCGGGTTCCGTTTCGGGGCCGCCGCCTCAAGCGATGGAAGCGTCGCCACAACACCAGCCACGCCAAGATCCGCTGCCTCGGCGAGCGGGCCATGGCCACCATCAAGGGCTGGCGCCTCCTGCGGAAGCTCCGCTGCAGCACCAACCGAATCACCGACGTGGTGAAGGCCGTCCTCGTCCTTCACCACGCATCAGCGTGA
- a CDS encoding zinc-binding dehydrogenase — protein MRALVVDHSEAGPIRFADVDEPVPSTGEALVEIRHIGLNFGELNYVHQWPAGAVHGHDAAGIVVRAASDGSGPPEGTRVAVGMAPHAWAERVAVSPASLGTVPKGVDLADAAALGIAGVTAFRVLRKRSLLARDVLITGASGGVGHFAVQLAALAGARVTALVGSPERAAGLRELGADKVLTDLAETGDRFDLVLDTVGGPLVAQAWSSLAEGGTIHLVGYSSGQETTFPSGALFGFGEPRSIATYGDMTPTGGELTDLLGLMAAGRLSAPVGLRGDWQGVEDAVQALFARKVHGKVVLDVA, from the coding sequence ATGCGCGCCCTTGTGGTCGATCACAGTGAGGCCGGACCCATCCGGTTCGCCGATGTCGATGAGCCCGTACCGTCCACCGGTGAGGCGCTGGTGGAGATACGGCACATCGGTCTCAACTTCGGAGAGCTGAATTACGTGCACCAGTGGCCAGCCGGCGCTGTGCACGGTCATGACGCGGCCGGCATCGTGGTGCGCGCCGCATCCGACGGCTCGGGGCCGCCCGAAGGTACGCGCGTCGCCGTGGGAATGGCTCCCCACGCGTGGGCGGAGCGGGTGGCAGTCAGCCCCGCCTCGCTCGGCACCGTCCCCAAGGGCGTGGACCTGGCCGACGCCGCCGCGCTAGGGATCGCCGGAGTCACCGCATTCCGGGTGCTGCGCAAGCGTTCCCTGCTGGCGCGCGACGTTCTGATCACCGGCGCCAGCGGGGGCGTGGGGCACTTCGCCGTCCAACTGGCGGCGCTGGCGGGCGCCCGGGTGACGGCACTCGTCGGTTCGCCGGAGCGGGCCGCCGGGCTCCGCGAACTCGGCGCCGACAAGGTCCTGACCGACCTGGCCGAGACCGGGGACCGGTTCGACCTCGTCCTGGACACGGTCGGCGGGCCGCTGGTGGCCCAGGCATGGAGTTCCCTCGCCGAGGGCGGCACCATCCACCTGGTCGGTTACTCCTCGGGGCAGGAAACCACCTTCCCGTCAGGGGCCTTGTTCGGCTTCGGTGAGCCCCGCAGCATCGCCACCTACGGCGACATGACGCCGACCGGCGGGGAGCTGACGGACCTGCTGGGCCTCATGGCCGCCGGGAGGCTCTCGGCGCCGGTCGGACTGCGAGGCGACTGGCAGGGCGTGGAGGACGCCGTCCAGGCGCTGTTCGCGCGGAAGGTGCACGGAAAGGTCGTTCTTGACGTGGCCTGA
- a CDS encoding AraC family transcriptional regulator, whose product MDVLAEVLRVSGARGALGVMLKAGGTWGLWLDSYPGAALHIVSRGTMWLHVTGEKPLQVQAGDAVLVSPGTAHGIAGGANVTMGSCDREAAARAFGDGRALRLGSAPVQTEVIVLHYEQDPEVRTPVLTSLARPMHVTARENAQLRRTVELLAAELAQPQIGTTAAINSIVDLLLVQFVRAWLARHPQEPSGSWLGAMRDPVVRDALACVHAQPEHPWTTETLAAATSVSRATLSRRFRSALGQTPGAYVTQWRIDLASVRLRDTDEPVESISGAVGYGSPHAFSRAFRRARGTAPGEYRSRLRK is encoded by the coding sequence ATGGATGTGCTGGCGGAGGTCTTGCGTGTTTCGGGTGCGCGTGGGGCGCTCGGAGTCATGCTGAAGGCCGGAGGAACCTGGGGCCTGTGGCTGGACTCCTATCCAGGAGCGGCACTGCACATAGTGTCCCGCGGCACTATGTGGCTCCACGTCACAGGCGAGAAACCTCTTCAGGTGCAGGCCGGAGACGCCGTCCTAGTGTCGCCGGGCACCGCACACGGGATAGCCGGCGGCGCCAACGTGACGATGGGTTCCTGCGACCGTGAGGCGGCGGCCCGGGCTTTTGGCGATGGCCGGGCCCTGCGGCTGGGCTCGGCGCCGGTGCAGACGGAAGTGATCGTCCTGCACTATGAGCAGGACCCGGAGGTGCGCACACCGGTGCTTACCTCCCTCGCTCGGCCGATGCACGTCACAGCCCGGGAGAACGCGCAGCTCAGAAGGACCGTCGAACTTCTCGCTGCCGAGCTCGCACAGCCGCAGATCGGCACCACCGCCGCCATCAACAGCATCGTCGACCTTCTGCTCGTCCAGTTCGTACGCGCCTGGCTGGCCCGCCACCCGCAGGAGCCGTCCGGCTCATGGCTGGGAGCGATGCGTGATCCGGTCGTGCGCGACGCTCTGGCATGTGTCCACGCCCAACCGGAACACCCCTGGACCACGGAGACCCTGGCCGCCGCGACGAGCGTCTCCCGGGCGACGCTGTCCCGGCGTTTCCGGTCCGCCCTCGGACAGACGCCGGGCGCGTACGTGACGCAGTGGCGCATCGACTTGGCGTCCGTCCGGCTCCGCGATACCGATGAGCCGGTCGAGTCGATCTCCGGCGCGGTCGGATACGGCTCTCCGCACGCTTTCAGCCGTGCCTTCAGACGTGCCCGAGGCACGGCCCCGGGCGAGTACCGTTCTCGGCTTCGCAAGTGA
- a CDS encoding DUF2267 domain-containing protein, producing the protein MEPTVVLALLGAHLVGDVRAHLAARLPEGYALILLNPLQSAEPLPPERFVRAAAAWIEGATGQTAAWDVSAVLSTVADAADVDLLGQILLQLPAGYDLLFGRPQPT; encoded by the coding sequence TTGGAACCTACAGTGGTGCTCGCCCTCCTCGGCGCGCATCTGGTCGGCGACGTCCGCGCCCATCTCGCGGCGCGCCTGCCGGAGGGCTACGCCCTGATCCTCCTCAACCCGCTGCAGAGCGCCGAACCGCTCCCGCCGGAGCGGTTCGTCCGGGCGGCTGCCGCCTGGATCGAGGGCGCCACCGGGCAGACCGCGGCCTGGGACGTCAGCGCCGTGCTGTCCACCGTCGCCGACGCAGCCGACGTGGACCTGCTGGGGCAGATTCTGCTCCAGCTTCCCGCCGGCTACGACCTCCTCTTCGGCCGCCCCCAGCCCACCTGA
- a CDS encoding DUF2267 domain-containing protein, with translation MISDARVPLEHQQPYGTAYEQMLEKVRYEGAYPTRERADEAVRLVLAGLGRQLTGDERVDLAARLPLEAARVLTAQIPDTQPLTGWAFVKDLAARTGASLATTRWDTGSVFSALATHAGPDLITRILQQLPTGYALLFGRAELTPAA, from the coding sequence GTGATCTCCGACGCGCGCGTACCGCTTGAGCACCAGCAGCCGTACGGGACGGCGTATGAGCAGATGTTGGAGAAGGTCCGCTACGAAGGCGCCTACCCCACCCGTGAGCGGGCCGACGAAGCCGTCCGCCTGGTCCTGGCGGGGCTGGGGCGCCAGCTGACCGGCGACGAACGCGTCGATCTCGCCGCCCGTCTGCCCCTGGAGGCCGCCCGCGTCCTCACCGCGCAGATCCCCGACACCCAGCCCCTCACCGGCTGGGCCTTCGTCAAGGACCTCGCCGCCCGCACCGGCGCCTCCCTGGCCACCACCCGCTGGGACACCGGATCCGTCTTCTCCGCCCTCGCCACCCACGCCGGCCCCGACCTCATCACCCGCATCCTGCAACAGCTCCCCACCGGCTACGCCCTGCTGTTCGGCCGCGCCGAACTCACCCCCGCCGCGTAG
- a CDS encoding helix-turn-helix domain-containing protein: MIWGGQGRKRRITEEERSRIIALVKTVPPGRLRWEPVGELWAFDESGPPEWTPDSLAAAARAEGIEVGRSQVRRILLAEGVRWCRTRSWTRSKDPDFVPKGQGSSASTLTRPTTRR; the protein is encoded by the coding sequence ATGATCTGGGGTGGGCAGGGCCGCAAGCGACGGATCACCGAGGAGGAACGATCTCGGATCATCGCCCTGGTCAAGACGGTGCCACCGGGACGGCTGCGGTGGGAGCCCGTCGGAGAGCTATGGGCCTTCGACGAGTCCGGGCCACCCGAGTGGACTCCGGATTCTCTGGCCGCGGCAGCGCGGGCCGAGGGTATCGAGGTGGGCCGCTCACAGGTCCGGCGCATCCTGCTTGCCGAGGGCGTGCGCTGGTGCCGCACCCGGTCCTGGACGCGCTCGAAGGACCCGGACTTCGTCCCAAAAGGACAAGGATCATCGGCCTCTACACTCACCCGCCCGACGACGCGACGGTGA
- a CDS encoding transposase: protein MICADELGPVIPRTFPPAPAWSPDRHRIKAELDHSRGPEKTWVYGALRIRDGQQITMAASSRNSVFYQQFLQQIEDANPTGELWIVTDNLSSHNSLSTRTWLEDHPRIHHAFIPVGACRLNLQEGWWRIFRKAALAGRSFANRDDIEHATTLATSQLNFRAKPWIWGRPAPPTRRLRRRYVYVV from the coding sequence GTGATCTGCGCCGACGAGCTGGGGCCAGTGATCCCACGGACCTTCCCGCCCGCACCCGCCTGGTCACCCGACCGGCACCGGATCAAAGCGGAACTCGACCACAGCCGCGGACCCGAGAAAACCTGGGTCTACGGGGCCTTACGCATCCGGGACGGCCAGCAGATCACCATGGCCGCTTCCTCCCGCAACAGCGTCTTCTACCAGCAGTTCCTGCAACAGATCGAAGACGCCAACCCGACCGGCGAACTCTGGATCGTCACCGACAACCTGTCCAGTCACAACAGCCTGTCCACCCGGACCTGGCTCGAGGACCATCCCCGCATCCACCACGCGTTCATCCCCGTCGGCGCGTGCCGGCTCAACCTGCAGGAAGGCTGGTGGCGCATCTTCCGCAAAGCCGCCCTCGCCGGCCGGTCATTCGCGAACCGTGACGACATCGAACACGCCACCACCCTTGCAACCAGCCAGCTCAACTTCCGTGCCAAACCGTGGATCTGGGGCAGACCCGCACCGCCAACCCGCCGACTACGGCGCCGATACGTGTACGTCGTTTGA
- a CDS encoding alpha/beta hydrolase: MTLLKSWRPLLAFVVTGGLLVSLCYLALRPEHLLSVPEGAASGSLTMRPCDYDTEAGTVPADCGTLAVPENRRDPKSELIALPVTRVRATSADPAEPIFRLGGGPGRTNMDFPQASRLTGRHDVVLVGYRGIDGSRRLDCPEVTAVMQSADGIAGSKTLPATTKAFELCADRLTDDGIDLTGYSALQRVGDLEAARTALGYSQINLLSSSAGTRTAMIYSWRHPAVLHRSAMVSVNPPGHFFWDPRITDAQFAQYTRLCDDDDACAARTSDLAESIRKTAGEIPERWGPFRIKDTNVRVLSQYAMHHNGPASAPNNAPTVIDAYLSRDTGALWAMSVLGDLTLPDSIVWGEFASFAMIDGPAAQRYYDSGGDPGSTLGNASTDFLWAGESGLSTVWPDSPDNAKYRQMRPSDVETLLVSGEVDFSTPAQLATDELLPALSRGQQVILPGLGHTADFWEHRPEAGKRLLTTFFDTGKADRSQFDRRPVNFEAVPWSMSTVAKILIAVTLAGATLGLALLAVIARWSRRRGGFGPRASVWVRTGTVIPLGLGGWLLGVLLIWTVGPDDFVASASVIVPGTGLMVGLGAYLAWTRNERSSQMRRAGLVAAVCGAFLGAWIGCYALSGLLAPAAAIVGAGAAANLGLLCVEHFRRWPDRIWRTPTMRKSS; encoded by the coding sequence ATGACACTTCTCAAGTCATGGCGGCCCCTGCTCGCCTTCGTGGTAACCGGCGGACTCCTGGTGTCGCTCTGCTACTTGGCGCTGCGGCCAGAACATCTCCTGTCCGTACCCGAGGGGGCCGCCTCCGGGTCGCTCACCATGCGCCCCTGCGACTACGACACCGAAGCCGGAACCGTCCCCGCCGACTGCGGCACACTCGCCGTCCCGGAGAACCGGCGCGACCCCAAGTCCGAGCTGATAGCACTTCCCGTCACTCGCGTCCGGGCCACTTCCGCAGACCCCGCGGAACCGATCTTCCGACTGGGCGGCGGCCCGGGAAGAACGAACATGGACTTCCCGCAGGCAAGCCGGCTCACCGGCCGACACGATGTGGTCCTGGTCGGTTACCGGGGCATCGATGGATCGCGCCGTCTGGACTGCCCCGAGGTCACCGCGGTCATGCAGTCCGCCGACGGAATCGCGGGATCGAAGACACTGCCAGCTACGACCAAAGCGTTCGAACTGTGTGCGGACCGTCTCACCGACGACGGGATCGACCTCACCGGCTACTCCGCTCTCCAGCGGGTGGGGGACCTGGAAGCGGCCCGTACCGCCCTGGGCTACTCACAGATCAACCTCCTCAGCTCCAGTGCTGGAACACGCACCGCCATGATCTACTCCTGGCGGCACCCGGCGGTGCTGCACCGCTCCGCGATGGTGTCGGTCAATCCGCCCGGGCACTTCTTCTGGGACCCGCGCATCACCGATGCGCAGTTCGCCCAGTACACACGGCTGTGCGACGACGACGACGCCTGCGCCGCGCGTACATCCGACCTCGCCGAATCGATCCGGAAGACCGCGGGCGAGATCCCTGAACGCTGGGGGCCCTTCCGCATCAAGGACACCAACGTCCGGGTTCTGAGCCAGTACGCCATGCATCACAACGGTCCGGCCTCGGCACCGAACAACGCTCCGACCGTCATCGACGCCTATCTCAGCCGGGACACCGGCGCCTTGTGGGCCATGTCTGTCCTCGGTGACCTCACACTGCCGGATTCCATCGTCTGGGGCGAGTTCGCTTCCTTCGCCATGATCGATGGACCAGCAGCTCAGCGCTACTACGACAGCGGTGGCGATCCGGGCTCGACCCTGGGCAACGCCTCAACCGACTTCCTGTGGGCCGGCGAGTCCGGTCTGTCCACGGTATGGCCGGACAGCCCCGACAACGCCAAGTATCGCCAGATGCGGCCCAGTGACGTCGAAACCCTCCTCGTCAGCGGTGAGGTCGACTTCTCCACCCCCGCGCAACTGGCCACCGACGAACTGCTGCCCGCCCTGTCCCGGGGACAGCAGGTGATCCTTCCCGGGCTGGGCCACACCGCCGACTTCTGGGAGCACCGTCCCGAAGCCGGAAAACGTCTACTGACCACCTTCTTCGACACCGGCAAGGCGGACAGGTCCCAGTTCGACAGGAGGCCCGTCAACTTCGAGGCCGTTCCGTGGAGCATGTCCACGGTGGCCAAGATACTGATCGCAGTCACCCTCGCAGGCGCAACCCTCGGCCTCGCTCTGCTTGCCGTGATCGCACGCTGGTCGCGCAGGCGCGGTGGCTTCGGTCCCCGCGCGAGTGTCTGGGTACGAACCGGGACCGTGATCCCGCTCGGCCTTGGCGGATGGCTGCTGGGGGTTCTGCTGATCTGGACAGTAGGTCCCGATGACTTCGTGGCCAGCGCGAGCGTGATCGTGCCCGGGACGGGCCTGATGGTAGGCCTCGGCGCCTATCTGGCCTGGACCCGTAATGAGCGCTCATCCCAGATGCGGCGCGCAGGGTTGGTGGCCGCGGTCTGCGGGGCGTTCCTCGGGGCATGGATCGGCTGTTACGCGCTTTCCGGTCTCCTGGCGCCTGCTGCAGCCATAGTCGGTGCAGGTGCGGCAGCGAATCTTGGGCTGCTGTGCGTCGAGCACTTCCGCAGGTGGCCGGACCGCATTTGGCGCACACCAACGATGCGCAAGAGCTCTTGA
- a CDS encoding YybH family protein → MSATSTNLSQTIDDFVAAFNEPSPDLDKVMSFFADDAVYLPGHLPERRGIAAIRKEFEPHFAGRYGAMHFAVYDKIVDEPNRRATIRWACRLDMSGESGRHVPLPLRLFARARYGGRMQWHGVDVFHFDTAGRISGKFTYAMFRLPLWERG, encoded by the coding sequence ATCTCCGCCACCTCGACCAACCTCAGTCAGACCATTGACGACTTCGTTGCGGCCTTCAACGAGCCGAGCCCCGATCTCGACAAGGTCATGTCCTTCTTCGCCGACGACGCCGTGTACCTGCCCGGCCACCTTCCGGAGCGACGTGGCATCGCGGCGATCCGCAAAGAGTTCGAGCCGCACTTCGCCGGGCGCTACGGCGCCATGCACTTCGCCGTGTACGACAAGATCGTCGACGAGCCGAACCGGCGCGCCACGATCCGCTGGGCCTGCCGGCTCGACATGAGCGGAGAGTCCGGCCGTCATGTGCCGTTGCCACTGCGCCTGTTCGCCCGTGCGCGCTACGGCGGCCGCATGCAGTGGCACGGTGTGGACGTGTTCCACTTCGACACCGCAGGACGTATCAGCGGCAAGTTCACCTACGCCATGTTCCGGTTGCCGCTGTGGGAGCGAGGCTGA
- a CDS encoding TetR/AcrR family transcriptional regulator, producing MSAPFQRARRPDQKDQRREAILTAARELAERSGVARVSLQDIATAVGLAKSNVLRYFGTREEIYLHLLMSAGSEWASVVSARLQEVSGTEATAGVLADAFVDRPLYCDLTTHAETMLEHNVSVEVLKVFKRWAIDTYWAIGQRISAACPELTPADGAALVMTASAFVAKLFPITRPPEALRELYAREPEIAGAFPPFRPTLKRMVAATAAGLPLVRQ from the coding sequence ATGTCAGCGCCATTCCAGCGGGCTCGACGCCCTGATCAGAAGGACCAGCGCCGCGAGGCCATCCTCACCGCCGCTCGGGAGCTCGCCGAGCGCTCCGGCGTGGCCAGGGTCAGCCTGCAGGACATCGCCACCGCGGTCGGACTCGCCAAGTCCAACGTGCTGCGCTACTTCGGCACGCGTGAGGAGATCTACCTGCATCTGCTGATGAGCGCGGGTTCTGAGTGGGCGAGCGTGGTCAGTGCCCGGTTGCAGGAAGTGAGTGGGACCGAGGCAACCGCCGGCGTTCTCGCGGATGCCTTCGTGGACCGGCCGCTCTACTGTGATTTGACCACGCACGCGGAGACGATGCTCGAGCACAATGTGTCCGTGGAGGTGCTAAAGGTCTTCAAGAGGTGGGCCATCGACACCTACTGGGCGATCGGCCAGCGCATCTCCGCCGCCTGCCCGGAACTGACCCCCGCCGATGGCGCCGCACTCGTGATGACAGCCAGCGCTTTCGTCGCGAAGCTGTTTCCCATCACCCGTCCGCCTGAGGCGCTGCGTGAACTGTACGCGCGCGAGCCGGAGATCGCGGGGGCGTTCCCGCCGTTCCGCCCGACACTGAAACGCATGGTGGCGGCCACTGCAGCCGGCCTGCCCCTGGTGCGACAGTAG